AGGTTAACCGCCACGAGGTCGATGAATTCGATGCCGTTCTCGCGAGCCGCCTGCTGGTGCTCGGCGTTATCGCGCACAGCGAGCAGACCGCCGTGGATTTTCGGATGGAGCGTCTTGACCCTGCCGTCCATGATTTCCGGAAAACCGGTGATGGTGGAGATGGATTCGGCTGCGATACCGGCATCCTGAAGCGCCTTAAGGGTACCACCGGTGGAGAAAATTTCGACACCCATCGAGGCCAGTTCACGGCAGAAATCGACGATGCCGGTTTTGTCGGAAACAGACACGAGCGCCCGTTTGATGACAGGATCGGACATGAGCAGAAAATTATTTTCGTTTAAATCGTAAAGTGAAACGGGGAATTTACAAAAATCCGCGATTTTACCGACCGGTGAACTAAACTCAGTTCCCGCCGGAGCCCGGCGCAGGAAACCTTTCAGCTTGAAAAAAGCAACGTTAGGGTGCATATTAGAAGAACTTCACAAAATCCTTTGCTCTCGATCTGAATGAGTGACAACAAAAAACGGCTGGCAGTCTTCTGCTCGGGAACGGGCTCCAATTTCAAAGCGCTGTTCCATGCGATCATCGAACGCGAGCTGCCCGCCGAGATCGTGCTATGCCTATCGAACCGCGCGGAATGCGGCGCGATGGATTTTGCGAAAGAGTATGGTATCGAGGCAATTCACTTGTCGGAATCGCAGTTCGATTCGCATGACGAGTTTGCCAGCGCTATGCTGGAGGCGCTCCGGAATCGGCAGATCGACATGATCCTGCTTGCCGGGTATCTGCGCAAGATCCCGGACGCGGTGATCGCCGCTTATCCGGAAAAGATCGTAAACATCCATCCGTCGCTTTTGCCGGAGT
This portion of the Chlorobaculum parvum NCIB 8327 genome encodes:
- the purN gene encoding phosphoribosylglycinamide formyltransferase, which gives rise to MSDNKKRLAVFCSGTGSNFKALFHAIIERELPAEIVLCLSNRAECGAMDFAKEYGIEAIHLSESQFDSHDEFASAMLEALRNRQIDMILLAGYLRKIPDAVIAAYPEKIVNIHPSLLPEFGGHGMYGIRVHEAVIASGETRSGATVHFVNEEYDKGRIIKQNHVPVLPEDTPESLAERVLRCEHRLYPDALEQLLDEQMP